A portion of the uncultured Draconibacterium sp. genome contains these proteins:
- a CDS encoding AAA family ATPase produces the protein MEFFQQVHKSLLQGSKDTIQRELMNSIDWNQRLICIKGFRSVGKTTFLLDYIKTYHPDSNDVLYLNLNNFYFTKRKISSFADEFAKRGGKLLLLDQIQKYPDWSADLRKCLDEIPDLKIIFTSSPVLRITEDNPDLEGIANIYHLEGLSFREYLNYQTKSNFKAYTFEEILKNHEEIAQKVVDQIRPLAFFDDYLKNGYFPYHIHDENFYIDKLLKNINLALEIDVPYINQIEFKYLPKLRKLLHIIASETPFTPNVSKLATSVETSRATIMNYLKYLKHARLINLLYENGGSDDDQMKKPDKVYMHNTNLLNAIAPNNYDKATVRQTFFYNQVGYVCQLAKSPVADFCVNGKYKFNVGGRKLKPEKGIYAASDVIEVGEGNKIPLWLFGFLY, from the coding sequence TTGGAATTTTTTCAACAAGTACATAAATCATTACTTCAGGGTTCTAAAGATACCATCCAGCGAGAGCTGATGAACAGTATCGATTGGAATCAAAGGCTCATCTGTATAAAGGGATTCAGGAGCGTTGGAAAAACAACTTTTTTGCTCGATTATATAAAAACGTATCACCCCGACAGCAACGATGTTCTGTATCTTAACCTGAATAATTTTTATTTCACAAAACGTAAAATCAGTTCGTTTGCCGACGAATTTGCAAAGCGTGGAGGAAAATTATTGTTGCTCGATCAGATACAGAAGTATCCTGACTGGTCGGCCGATTTACGAAAATGCCTGGATGAAATTCCGGACCTGAAGATAATTTTTACATCGTCTCCGGTATTACGAATCACCGAAGACAATCCAGATCTGGAAGGGATTGCCAATATCTATCACCTTGAAGGATTATCATTTCGTGAATACCTGAATTATCAAACCAAAAGCAATTTTAAAGCATACACTTTTGAGGAGATATTGAAAAACCATGAAGAAATTGCCCAAAAAGTTGTTGACCAAATCAGGCCTCTGGCTTTTTTCGACGACTATTTGAAAAACGGCTATTTCCCCTATCACATTCACGATGAGAATTTTTATATCGACAAGTTGTTAAAGAATATCAACCTGGCCCTTGAGATTGATGTACCATACATCAACCAGATTGAATTTAAATACCTTCCAAAACTCAGAAAGCTGTTGCACATCATTGCTTCAGAAACGCCTTTTACTCCAAATGTTAGTAAATTAGCAACTTCGGTTGAAACGTCGCGTGCAACAATTATGAATTACCTGAAATATTTGAAGCATGCCCGATTGATCAACTTGCTATACGAGAATGGTGGAAGCGACGACGACCAGATGAAGAAGCCGGACAAAGTGTACATGCACAATACAAACCTGCTAAACGCTATTGCTCCGAATAACTACGATAAAGCCACGGTTCGACAAACGTTCTTTTATAACCAGGTAGGTTATGTGTGCCAGCTGGCAAAATCGCCGGTTGCCGATTTTTGTGTCAACGGTAAATACAAATTTAATGTTGGCGGACGAAAACTGAAACCGGAAAAAGGAATTTACGCCGCATCAGATGTAATTGAGGTTGGCGAAGGAAACAAAATTCCGTTGTGGCTCTTTGGATTCCTGTACTAG
- the rsxA gene encoding electron transport complex subunit RsxA: protein MNYLVIVIGAILVNNIVLMQFLGICPFLGVSKKVSTGIGMTGAVAFVMILATIVTYLIQNYVLEKFGLGFLQTIAFILVIASLVQMVEIILKKVSPPLYQALGIFLPLITTNCAILGVAILTVQNEFNLLEGVIFSTSHAIGFGLALIIFAGIREHLDLQDVPKGLKGTPIALIAAGILAMAFMGFSGLV from the coding sequence ATGAACTATTTAGTAATTGTAATAGGCGCCATACTTGTAAACAACATTGTATTAATGCAGTTTTTAGGAATTTGCCCGTTTTTGGGTGTTTCCAAAAAAGTGTCGACCGGTATTGGTATGACCGGCGCCGTTGCCTTTGTAATGATTCTGGCAACAATTGTAACTTACCTGATACAAAATTATGTGCTTGAAAAATTCGGATTAGGATTTTTGCAAACCATAGCCTTTATTCTGGTAATCGCGTCGTTGGTGCAAATGGTGGAGATCATCCTGAAAAAAGTAAGTCCACCGCTGTACCAGGCACTGGGAATTTTCCTGCCGCTTATTACAACAAACTGTGCAATTTTAGGTGTTGCTATTTTAACTGTGCAAAACGAATTTAACCTGTTGGAAGGTGTGATATTTTCGACTTCGCATGCTATAGGTTTTGGACTGGCGCTGATCATTTTTGCCGGTATTCGCGAGCACCTCGATCTGCAAGATGTACCAAAAGGATTAAAAGGTACTCCAATTGCGTTAATCGCTGCAGGTATTCTTGCAATGGCTTTTATGGGATTCTCTGGCTTAGTGTAA
- a CDS encoding RnfABCDGE type electron transport complex subunit D: MSKLLTVSPSPHVHSSESTQKIMLRVVYAMIPAMLWGIYMFGLDAVRVGLISILSCLAIEFLIQKYIMKVKPSITDGSALITGVLLAFNVPVSLPWWIIIIGAIAAMGVGKLSFGGLGSNVFNPALVGRVFLLISFPVQMTSWPATRMMSVDTVSAATPLAVIKEGIKNGIPVSQLEGLPDLSHMAIGFNNGSMGEISAILLIIGGLYMLWKKVITWQTPVSIILTVIAVSGIFWVINPEMYVNPVYHIFTGGLMLGAIFMATDMVTSPMTGKGQLIYGVGIGLITISIRMFGAYPEGISFAILIMNAFVPLINMYVKPKRFGGQ; encoded by the coding sequence ATGAGTAAATTATTAACAGTTTCACCATCACCGCACGTTCATTCGAGCGAATCAACCCAGAAGATTATGCTTCGGGTGGTTTATGCGATGATTCCGGCCATGCTTTGGGGTATTTATATGTTTGGCCTCGATGCCGTTCGGGTTGGATTAATTTCAATCCTGTCGTGCCTGGCCATTGAATTCCTCATTCAAAAATATATAATGAAGGTAAAACCAAGTATTACCGACGGATCGGCATTGATCACCGGTGTGCTTTTGGCTTTTAATGTGCCGGTAAGCCTTCCGTGGTGGATTATAATTATTGGCGCAATTGCAGCCATGGGAGTTGGCAAACTTTCGTTCGGAGGTTTAGGATCAAATGTATTTAACCCGGCTTTGGTAGGTAGGGTTTTCCTGTTGATCTCGTTCCCGGTGCAAATGACATCGTGGCCTGCAACCCGCATGATGAGTGTTGATACAGTTTCAGCAGCTACACCGCTGGCAGTAATTAAAGAAGGTATTAAAAACGGCATTCCGGTTTCGCAACTTGAGGGCCTGCCCGATTTATCTCATATGGCCATTGGTTTTAACAATGGTTCGATGGGTGAAATCTCAGCAATATTATTGATTATCGGTGGTTTGTACATGCTATGGAAAAAAGTAATTACCTGGCAAACGCCGGTTTCAATTATACTTACTGTTATTGCAGTTTCTGGTATTTTCTGGGTGATAAATCCGGAAATGTATGTTAACCCGGTTTACCACATTTTTACAGGAGGATTAATGCTGGGAGCTATATTTATGGCAACCGATATGGTAACTTCTCCAATGACCGGAAAAGGTCAACTGATTTACGGTGTTGGAATAGGTTTGATCACGATCTCCATTCGTATGTTTGGCGCTTATCCCGAAGGAATTTCGTTCGCAATTCTGATTATGAATGCGTTTGTGCCACTGATCAACATGTATGTTAAACCTAAACGATTTGGAGGACAGTAA
- the nifJ gene encoding pyruvate:ferredoxin (flavodoxin) oxidoreductase — protein sequence MAKQKKMVTCDGNYAAAYMSYMFSEVACIYPITPSSTMAEYVDEWAAFGKKNMFGRPVRLAEMQSEAGAAGAVHGALQSGALTSTYTASQGLLLMIPNMYKIAGELLPTVFHVSARALAGHALSIFGDHSDVYAARQTGFAMLASGSVQEEMDLAGVAHLATLKSRVPFLAFFDGFRTSHEIQKIEAIQQEDIVPLVDMEAIQEFRNRALNPENPVTRGTAQNPDIFFQAKESANKFYDAVPDIVADYMDEISKITGRTYRPFTYYGAPDAENVIIAMGSVTETIKETIDYLTAQGKKVGLISVHLFRPFSAKHFVEALPDSVKRIAVLDRAAEPGSTGEPLFLDVQSQFYGKENAPVIVGGRYGLGSKDTTPSQILSVYENLEMSEPKGNFTIGIVDDVTFKSLPMKEEINMTPEGTYQAKFYGLGSDGTVGANKNSIKIIGDATDKSCQGYFQYDSKKSGGFTCSHLRFGDKPIRSTYLVTTPDFVACHVPAYVNMYDVLKGLKKGGSFLLNSINDAEETKKQLPDAMKKYLAENEINFYIINGTKLGEEIGLGTRTNTIMQSAFFKITGVIPYEMAVEQMKAAIVKSYGKKGEHIVNMNYAAVDAGGKNVVKVDVPAEWKDIVVAEEAAVDADRPEYITKVVDVINAQKGDDLPVSTFAGSEDGQFPMGTAAYEKRGIAVNVPEWQVENCIQCNQCAYVCPHAAIRPFLMTEEEVAAAPAGTETKTATPAKVFGGLNFRIQVSPLDCTGCGNCADVCPSKVKSLVMKPLATQQAEVGRWDFMDKKVTVKETVVDKTKSVKNSQFAQPLFEFSGACAGCGETPYIKLITQLYGERMMVANATGCSSIYGGSAPSTPYCKHKESGHGPAWANSLFEDNAEYGFGFAEGVSAQRDRIAEIMTTALSNGASDAEKEVFGEWLEKKDNADGSVVATNKVLDVIKDSDSQYAKDILSLKQYLVKKSIWVFGGDGWAYDIGYGGLDHVMASGEDVNVLVMDTEVYSNTGGQSSKSTPVGAVAKFAASGKKVRKKDLGAMMMSYGYVYVAQVAMGANQSQYFKALKEAEAYPGPSIIIAYSPCINHGLRASMGRTQEEEKKAVSSGYWHLFRYNPLLEDEGKNPFQLDSKTPEWSQFQEFLNGEVRYTSLKKSFPAEADELFAAAEENAKWRYASYQRMAAMDYSKPEEEGEE from the coding sequence ATGGCAAAACAAAAAAAGATGGTTACATGTGACGGTAATTACGCTGCAGCGTATATGAGTTACATGTTCAGCGAAGTCGCCTGTATTTATCCGATCACTCCGTCGTCAACCATGGCAGAGTATGTTGATGAATGGGCTGCGTTCGGAAAGAAAAATATGTTTGGTCGCCCTGTACGTTTGGCAGAAATGCAAAGTGAAGCCGGTGCTGCCGGTGCTGTTCACGGAGCACTGCAATCGGGTGCCTTAACTTCTACTTACACTGCATCACAAGGATTGTTATTAATGATCCCTAATATGTACAAAATTGCAGGTGAGTTATTACCAACAGTATTTCACGTAAGTGCACGTGCCTTAGCCGGTCACGCATTATCGATCTTTGGCGACCACAGCGACGTTTACGCTGCCCGTCAAACAGGTTTTGCAATGTTGGCTTCAGGTTCGGTGCAAGAAGAAATGGACCTTGCAGGTGTTGCTCACTTAGCTACCCTGAAATCAAGAGTTCCTTTCCTTGCTTTCTTCGATGGATTCCGTACTTCACACGAAATTCAGAAAATTGAAGCTATACAACAGGAAGACATTGTACCTTTGGTTGACATGGAAGCAATTCAGGAATTCCGCAATCGCGCGTTAAATCCAGAAAATCCTGTAACCCGCGGTACAGCTCAAAACCCAGATATTTTCTTCCAGGCAAAAGAATCAGCAAACAAATTTTACGATGCAGTTCCTGATATCGTAGCTGACTACATGGATGAGATCAGCAAAATTACAGGTAGAACATACCGTCCTTTCACTTATTACGGTGCACCTGATGCTGAAAACGTAATTATTGCAATGGGTTCGGTTACTGAAACCATTAAAGAAACTATCGACTACTTAACTGCTCAAGGTAAAAAAGTTGGTTTAATTTCGGTACACTTGTTCCGTCCATTCTCAGCAAAACACTTTGTTGAAGCATTACCTGATTCAGTAAAACGTATTGCTGTATTAGACCGTGCTGCTGAGCCGGGATCAACCGGAGAGCCATTATTCCTTGATGTTCAATCACAATTCTACGGAAAAGAAAATGCTCCTGTAATTGTTGGTGGTCGTTACGGTTTAGGATCAAAAGATACTACTCCTTCACAAATTCTTTCAGTTTACGAAAACCTTGAAATGAGTGAGCCAAAAGGCAACTTCACAATCGGTATCGTTGATGATGTGACTTTCAAATCACTTCCAATGAAAGAAGAGATCAACATGACTCCGGAAGGAACTTACCAGGCTAAATTCTACGGTTTGGGTTCTGACGGTACTGTTGGTGCAAACAAAAACTCGATTAAAATTATTGGTGACGCAACAGATAAATCATGTCAGGGATACTTCCAGTACGACTCGAAAAAGTCGGGAGGTTTCACTTGTTCACACTTACGCTTCGGGGATAAACCAATCCGATCAACTTACCTTGTTACCACTCCTGACTTTGTTGCTTGTCACGTTCCGGCATATGTAAATATGTACGACGTGCTGAAAGGCCTGAAAAAAGGTGGTTCTTTCTTGCTGAACTCTATCAACGACGCAGAAGAAACCAAAAAGCAGTTGCCTGATGCAATGAAGAAATATTTGGCCGAGAACGAAATCAACTTCTACATCATTAACGGTACTAAACTGGGTGAAGAGATTGGTTTGGGAACTCGTACCAACACAATCATGCAGTCGGCTTTCTTTAAAATTACTGGTGTAATTCCTTACGAAATGGCTGTTGAGCAAATGAAAGCTGCCATTGTAAAATCGTACGGTAAAAAAGGTGAGCACATTGTAAACATGAACTACGCAGCGGTTGATGCCGGTGGTAAAAACGTAGTAAAAGTTGACGTTCCGGCAGAATGGAAAGACATCGTTGTTGCTGAAGAAGCAGCGGTTGATGCCGATCGTCCGGAATACATTACAAAAGTGGTTGACGTAATCAACGCACAAAAAGGTGACGATCTTCCTGTTTCTACTTTTGCAGGATCAGAAGATGGTCAATTCCCAATGGGAACTGCAGCTTACGAAAAACGTGGTATTGCAGTAAACGTTCCTGAATGGCAGGTAGAAAACTGTATTCAGTGTAACCAATGTGCTTACGTTTGTCCTCACGCAGCTATTCGTCCGTTCCTGATGACTGAAGAAGAAGTTGCTGCTGCACCTGCAGGAACTGAAACAAAAACAGCTACACCAGCCAAAGTATTTGGTGGATTGAATTTCCGTATCCAGGTATCGCCACTTGACTGTACAGGATGTGGTAACTGTGCCGATGTTTGTCCTTCGAAAGTTAAATCGCTAGTAATGAAGCCTCTTGCAACTCAGCAGGCTGAAGTTGGTCGCTGGGATTTCATGGACAAAAAAGTTACGGTTAAAGAAACTGTTGTTGACAAAACAAAATCAGTTAAAAACTCACAGTTCGCTCAGCCATTGTTCGAGTTCTCGGGAGCTTGTGCAGGTTGTGGTGAAACACCATACATTAAATTGATCACTCAGCTTTACGGTGAAAGAATGATGGTTGCCAACGCTACAGGTTGTTCTTCAATCTATGGTGGTTCTGCTCCGTCAACTCCTTACTGTAAACACAAAGAGTCTGGTCATGGTCCGGCATGGGCTAACTCACTGTTCGAAGACAACGCCGAGTACGGTTTTGGTTTCGCTGAAGGTGTTAGCGCACAACGCGACCGTATTGCCGAGATTATGACTACTGCCCTTTCAAATGGAGCTTCTGACGCTGAAAAAGAAGTATTTGGCGAATGGTTGGAGAAAAAAGACAATGCTGATGGTTCGGTAGTTGCTACCAACAAAGTATTGGATGTAATTAAAGACAGCGACAGCCAATATGCAAAAGACATCCTATCGTTGAAACAATACCTGGTTAAAAAATCAATTTGGGTATTCGGTGGCGACGGATGGGCATACGACATCGGTTACGGTGGTTTGGATCACGTAATGGCAAGCGGCGAAGATGTAAACGTATTGGTAATGGATACCGAGGTTTACTCTAACACCGGTGGTCAGTCGTCTAAATCAACTCCTGTAGGAGCAGTTGCTAAATTTGCTGCATCGGGTAAAAAAGTACGTAAAAAAGACCTTGGTGCAATGATGATGAGCTACGGTTACGTTTACGTTGCGCAAGTTGCAATGGGAGCTAACCAGTCGCAGTACTTCAAAGCATTGAAAGAAGCTGAGGCTTACCCGGGTCCTTCTATCATTATCGCTTATTCTCCATGTATCAACCACGGATTGCGTGCCAGCATGGGACGTACCCAGGAAGAGGAGAAAAAAGCTGTATCTTCAGGATACTGGCACTTGTTCCGCTACAATCCACTATTGGAAGACGAGGGCAAAAACCCATTCCAACTGGATTCGAAAACACCGGAATGGAGCCAATTCCAGGAATTCCTAAATGGCGAGGTTCGTTATACTTCATTGAAGAAATCGTTCCCTGCTGAGGCTGATGAATTGTTCGCAGCTGCTGAAGAAAACGCAAAATGGCGTTACGCTTCATACCAACGTATGGCAGCTATGGATTATTCAAAACCTGAAGAAGAAGGAGAAGAATAG
- the rsxC gene encoding electron transport complex subunit RsxC produces MLKTFKIGGVHPPENKLSKDKKIEVLPLPKTVFIPVAQHIGAPSIPVVKKGDEVKVGQVIAQSSSFVSTNIHSSVSGKVTKVDFSADSSGYPKQGIFIAVDGDEWIEGIDRSEDLVKEISIDGPEIVKKIQDAGIVGLGGATFPTHVKLVPPKGMKAEVLLLNGVECEPYLTSDHRLMLEKADEIMVGIQLLMKAMGVDKAVIGIENNKPDAIKLLNEKCSAYKGVSVQPLKVQYPQGGEKQLINAVTGKEVPSGALPIAVGAVVSNVGTAFAVYEAIQKNKPLFERVVTVTGKGVEKPSNFLVRVGTATSELIEAAGGLPENTGKIISGGPMMGRAIASLDVPVTKGTSGLLLMQEEESKREEIQACIRCSRCTSVCPMGLEPYLLMTLGEKQIFDRAENERIMDCIECGSCSYTCPSSRPLLDYIRFGKGKVGAMIRSRKK; encoded by the coding sequence ATGTTGAAGACGTTCAAAATAGGCGGAGTACATCCTCCCGAAAATAAGTTATCAAAAGATAAAAAGATCGAGGTCCTGCCACTTCCAAAAACAGTGTTTATCCCGGTTGCCCAGCACATTGGTGCGCCATCTATTCCGGTAGTAAAAAAAGGCGACGAGGTAAAAGTAGGACAGGTAATTGCACAAAGCAGCAGTTTTGTTTCTACAAACATTCACTCATCGGTATCAGGTAAAGTTACCAAGGTTGATTTTTCAGCCGACAGTTCGGGTTATCCGAAACAAGGTATTTTTATTGCTGTTGATGGCGATGAATGGATTGAAGGTATCGACCGCTCGGAAGATTTAGTAAAAGAAATTTCAATTGACGGACCTGAAATCGTGAAAAAGATTCAGGATGCCGGAATCGTTGGATTGGGTGGTGCAACCTTCCCTACCCACGTAAAACTGGTGCCGCCAAAAGGAATGAAAGCCGAGGTGCTGTTGCTTAACGGCGTGGAGTGCGAACCTTACCTGACATCGGACCACCGTTTGATGTTGGAAAAAGCCGACGAAATAATGGTTGGAATCCAGTTGCTGATGAAAGCAATGGGTGTTGACAAAGCCGTTATCGGTATTGAAAATAACAAGCCCGACGCGATTAAACTGCTGAATGAAAAATGCAGCGCTTATAAAGGCGTGAGCGTTCAGCCACTTAAAGTTCAATACCCGCAGGGAGGTGAAAAACAACTCATCAATGCTGTTACAGGAAAAGAAGTTCCTTCGGGTGCTCTGCCAATTGCAGTTGGTGCAGTGGTAAGCAACGTAGGTACTGCTTTTGCCGTTTACGAAGCCATTCAGAAAAACAAACCATTGTTTGAGCGCGTGGTTACCGTAACCGGAAAAGGCGTTGAAAAACCATCGAACTTTTTGGTTCGCGTTGGTACTGCCACATCAGAATTGATTGAAGCAGCCGGCGGTCTTCCTGAGAATACAGGTAAAATTATCAGTGGTGGTCCGATGATGGGACGCGCCATTGCATCGCTCGACGTCCCGGTAACAAAAGGGACTTCAGGACTTCTTCTGATGCAAGAAGAAGAAAGTAAACGCGAAGAAATACAAGCTTGTATTCGCTGCTCTCGTTGTACATCGGTTTGCCCGATGGGACTGGAGCCTTACCTGCTGATGACTTTAGGTGAAAAACAAATTTTCGATCGTGCAGAAAACGAACGCATAATGGATTGTATAGAATGTGGCTCGTGTAGTTACACTTGTCCGTCAAGCCGTCCGTTGCTCGATTATATCCGTTTTGGGAAAGGTAAAGTTGGAGCGATGATTCGTTCACGTAAAAAATAA
- a CDS encoding electron transport complex subunit E: MNQWKNFTKGFIKENPVFVLVLGMCPTLGVTSSAINGLGMGLATTFVLMMSNIVISLVKNVIPEKVRIPSFIVIIAAFVTVVQLLMQAFVPALYKSLGLFIPLIVVNCIVLGRAEAFASKNNVGSSAIDGLGIGLGFTFALVLLGSIREILGSGKLFNITIYPENYVTLVFVLAPGAFIVLGYLIALINRMKKN; encoded by the coding sequence ATGAATCAGTGGAAAAATTTTACAAAAGGTTTTATAAAGGAAAATCCGGTATTTGTTCTGGTACTCGGAATGTGCCCTACTCTTGGGGTAACATCATCGGCCATTAACGGGCTGGGAATGGGATTGGCAACAACATTTGTTTTAATGATGTCGAACATTGTTATCTCGTTGGTAAAGAATGTCATTCCTGAGAAAGTCAGAATTCCGAGTTTTATTGTAATTATTGCTGCGTTTGTTACGGTTGTACAATTATTGATGCAGGCTTTTGTTCCTGCGCTGTACAAAAGCCTCGGGCTGTTTATTCCGTTAATCGTGGTAAACTGTATTGTTCTGGGTCGTGCTGAAGCTTTCGCATCCAAAAACAACGTTGGATCTTCAGCAATCGACGGACTTGGAATTGGACTGGGATTTACCTTCGCCCTTGTTTTACTCGGAAGTATCAGAGAAATACTGGGAAGCGGTAAACTTTTCAATATTACCATTTATCCCGAGAATTACGTAACACTTGTGTTTGTGCTGGCACCCGGAGCATTTATCGTTTTGGGATACCTGATTGCATTGATCAACCGAATGAAAAAGAATTAG
- a CDS encoding SoxR reducing system RseC family protein, giving the protein MKNASLTVNIVSQSACSTCHAQGACSVSDFQDKEIEVTEYKGNYKIGDEVTILFKQSKGFTALTWGYVVPFFVVLGTLIIALEVTGDELKSGLLSLFILVPYYITLYFFRHLLKKVLKFELEENAE; this is encoded by the coding sequence ATAAAAAACGCCTCGCTTACTGTGAATATTGTAAGCCAGTCGGCCTGCTCAACTTGTCACGCACAGGGCGCCTGTTCGGTTTCCGATTTCCAGGACAAGGAAATTGAGGTTACCGAATATAAAGGCAACTACAAAATTGGCGACGAGGTCACCATTCTTTTTAAACAATCAAAAGGTTTTACCGCACTTACCTGGGGTTATGTAGTTCCGTTTTTTGTTGTATTGGGCACCCTGATTATCGCCCTCGAAGTTACCGGCGACGAACTAAAATCGGGACTTCTATCCTTATTCATTCTTGTACCATACTATATAACATTATATTTTTTTAGGCATTTATTAAAAAAAGTATTGAAATTCGAACTCGAAGAAAACGCTGAATAA
- a CDS encoding RnfABCDGE type electron transport complex subunit G has protein sequence MEDSKMAKRESSFINMVLTLVLVTGIAAAVLGFVYDFTKGPIEVAKLKAQTEAIKTVLPEFDELGETMVVSPGEGQDSLEFFPAYKNGELVGTAIKTYTKSGFSGFISIMAGIDKDGNFSGYSVLEHAETPGLGSKMGVWFNNPEKPNQYIIGKNPETTNFTVSKDGGDIDAITASTISSRAFLDALGRAYSTYEDNKTTGDSGQ, from the coding sequence TTGGAGGACAGTAAAATGGCAAAACGAGAATCGAGTTTTATAAATATGGTGCTTACACTTGTTCTGGTAACAGGTATTGCTGCTGCAGTTTTGGGATTTGTGTACGATTTTACGAAAGGCCCAATCGAAGTAGCAAAATTGAAAGCACAAACCGAGGCAATAAAAACAGTATTGCCCGAATTTGACGAGTTGGGAGAAACAATGGTAGTAAGTCCGGGTGAAGGACAAGACTCTTTGGAATTTTTCCCTGCCTACAAAAATGGAGAACTGGTAGGAACAGCCATAAAGACTTATACAAAGAGTGGTTTTAGCGGATTCATTTCTATTATGGCTGGTATTGATAAAGACGGTAACTTTTCGGGGTACTCCGTTTTGGAACATGCAGAAACACCAGGGTTGGGATCAAAAATGGGTGTTTGGTTCAACAATCCTGAAAAACCAAATCAATATATAATTGGTAAAAATCCGGAAACGACCAATTTTACCGTGTCGAAAGACGGAGGAGACATCGACGCGATTACGGCCTCTACAATTAGCTCTCGCGCTTTTCTTGATGCATTAGGAAGAGCATACAGTACTTACGAAGACAATAAAACCACCGGAGATTCCGGACAATAA
- a CDS encoding Fe-S cluster domain-containing protein has translation MSITVVYTIVTLAVIGAAAAVILYFVAQKFKVIEDPRIDDVDEALPGANCGGCGYAGCRAFAEACVKASALGDLNCPVGGNETMNNVASILGLEAVKKDPRVAYIRCNGTCDHRPKTSSFDGATTCAIASSVYSGESGCQFGCLGYGDCYDACDFDAIVMHPETGIPEIIDDKCVACGACVDACPKSLIELRKKMPKNRKVVVSCRNQDKGGVARKACSVACIGCSKCFKECPFDAITMENNLAYIDSDKCKLCRKCVAVCPTGAIIEENFPPRKVKPVEKKETEPVN, from the coding sequence ATGAGTATCACTGTTGTATATACAATTGTCACATTAGCCGTAATTGGCGCCGCAGCAGCGGTAATCCTATATTTTGTGGCACAGAAATTCAAAGTTATTGAAGATCCGCGCATCGACGATGTTGACGAAGCATTGCCGGGTGCTAACTGCGGAGGTTGTGGATATGCAGGCTGTAGAGCTTTTGCCGAAGCCTGTGTAAAAGCGAGTGCATTGGGCGATTTAAACTGTCCGGTTGGCGGAAATGAAACCATGAACAACGTGGCTTCTATCCTGGGGCTTGAGGCCGTTAAAAAAGATCCGCGTGTGGCTTACATTCGTTGTAACGGCACCTGCGATCATCGTCCCAAAACAAGTAGTTTCGACGGGGCAACAACCTGCGCCATTGCATCATCGGTTTACAGCGGCGAATCCGGTTGCCAGTTTGGCTGTTTGGGTTACGGCGATTGTTATGATGCCTGCGATTTTGATGCTATTGTAATGCATCCCGAAACCGGAATTCCGGAAATTATCGACGATAAATGTGTGGCCTGCGGAGCCTGCGTTGATGCTTGTCCGAAAAGCCTGATCGAACTACGCAAAAAGATGCCTAAAAACCGCAAAGTAGTGGTATCGTGCCGCAACCAGGATAAAGGCGGCGTAGCACGCAAAGCTTGTAGTGTGGCTTGTATCGGTTGCAGTAAATGTTTCAAAGAATGTCCGTTTGATGCCATTACGATGGAAAACAACCTGGCATACATTGATTCTGACAAGTGTAAACTGTGCCGCAAATGTGTGGCCGTTTGCCCAACCGGTGCCATCATCGAAGAGAACTTTCCTCCACGGAAAGTAAAACCGGTAGAAAAAAAAGAAACTGAACCAGTAAATTAA